The genomic DNA AGCTATCAGCTCTTTGTCCTCCTGAGCTCCGATGAGAGTAACGAGCGCGTGTACAGGTGGTGCCGCACGGCAGCGTGTCGTCGTCGGCGGCGGCGTGCTCGCGCGCGGGCACGGATGCGCTGAAGGCAGGCGGGCGCGCGCTggacgccgccgccgccgccgcgctctgCCTCGCCGTGCTGGCGCCACACCGAACCTCGCTCGATGCGTATGACACACTTCCTTATTTATGTGTTTCTTTTCCTTCCATTTTCAACGTAGCATCAAAGTTCCTTTCAATTAGTCAACGGAAACTACAAAGAAAACTAAAGCTTATCTTACAGCATACGTACAGCAACATACGACCACCTTACAGAGTTATCGTGGCCGAGTATTACTGGACTAATGAAACGATAAAAATGTAGTATTCTGAACTCTACCAACTGagatatacttattaattattgcCGAGGACGAGAATAAATGTGATGCCAGCAGATACTTTTCTTCCACAGGAGTGGTGCTCTGCTGTACTGGGAGTACCGCGAGGCGCGTACGCAGCCGCCGGTGCTGTTCGAGTGGGGCGGGGACGCGGCGGAGGGgggcgcgcgcccgccgcgtcTCCTCGCGGCGCTGGCCGCGCTGCACGCACAGCTCGGCGCCTTGCCCTGGCACCGCGTGCTCGCACCCGCCCTGCAACTAGCTAGGTGCATACTAATAgaatataatcatttatttcagacGTAAAAGTCctaattaacaaaattcaatCATACTATGGTCATAATCAAATTAGAGGTAGCTATGTGAATTTATTAGTAAGCACGAAATGCAGGTTCGATCGTAGCACACTCAGAGTCAATGTGACCTTTTGAAAGTTAAATAGATAACAtcttgaggaaacctggataccaaatattggaatgtGAAATCGTCAACTGGTAGGGATCTAGCGTGGTATCTGAAATCGTAAACCGTGCCTGTACGGGATGAGGCTTCTGCCCAGccgtgggacgtatataggctgctacataatattgtaatcatAGTAAGTACCTTAGTAGTCCTAGTTCATAAATCTCGCACTGTGCCGGTACTGAGTCTGTGGCTTTATGGTGAAACTTAGactaacaataattattattgtataacaGTGAAGGTTTCTTGGTGTCTGAGGGGCTGTCAGCGGCCGAGGCGGCCAGTGCGGACGCGCCCGGGGCGGAGCAGCCGCCCGGCGCCAACGTCACGGCGCCGGCACTGGCGCGCTACCTGCAGGCGCTGCTGCCTAACACCAGCGCGGGTACCCCATTACTCACTTCAATTATTGCTGGACTCAACACTCTACAATGTGCTTATCTATTGATACATTTTGTCGATTATAATTACGCGAGGATCTTTCTTTAAAATCACTGTAAAATTATAATCGAAGGGTAAAGCGCCACAACCGTACCCTCAGACATGAGCTAATGCATCGATGAgatgataaatttattaaagtctACAACAAACGCCTAGCAACGTTCGGCTCATGCGAGCGAAGGTGTGAAGCTGTATTCGAGGCAAGCATGACGTTTCATACTGTGACAGAGCTGACGACGACGTGGGGCACGGGCTCGCAGCTGCGGCGCGGCTCCCCGCTGGCGCAGCGCGCGGGCGCGTGGCGCGtgctggcgggcggcgcgggcgggtcCGCTGCATTGCGCGCGCTCGCGGCCGCGCtcacgccgccgcccgcctcaCCCGATGACGCGCAGCGCAGGTCATTCCTAGCTCTTTGTTTGTAATGCAAAATGTACTAACAATGTGTATCAATGATGTACTGACATCCTGTGCTGACAGGGTGCTGCTGACGCTGCAGAGCGAGGCGCAGACGGGGGcgagcggcgcgcgcggcgtGGCCACAGGGCTGGCCGTCGTAGACCAGCGCGACACCTACATCGCACTCGTCACGTGAGCCGACACTGTCCCAACTTACCTGTCTAGTCTCATTTTACAACCTTCACGACATCCGTTTGGCATTAGTTCGAGTTTAATACGAACTCGAGGGATGTGATGTCTATTTGAAGTCGTTAAATGATCCTATACGAAATCAAAAGACGTCCGGTTCAATAATAACATCAATCGTTGTAATAATAGTGATTTGGCCGAATACCGAATATTcggtacaaaatatattattaggcTTGTAAAAGAAGCTGAaaagcttgtttttatttatcccaAGTTACCATTCATAACTCATAACTAACAACAGATAAATTTTGCTTCTTAAGGTACTTATTGTAAACAgcttagtttatttaattgtaacttgTCGCAATCCGCATACCGAAATCTAACCATCCGTAGCATCTCTAGCACCTATGGACTGCGTGTATCAAGACGAAACTCTACTACAGATGATATCTATCGTCGGCCACTTAGCACAGCGGGACTCGGGTTACACCCAAAGCTCTCCCACTTGTTAAGATGTTTGTATTTGTGACTTCTCGCAGTGGGTTGTCCGTGCCGTTCGGCTCGGGGCCGCAGACGAGCGCTGGATGGGCGCGCGACGAGCCGGCGGCGCCGCTCGACCTCGCGCCCGCGCTCATGCTGGATGATCACGTGTGCGGTACGTACCTGACACTCCAGTAGACGGAAACGGAAAGATTGTTAAATCTTAAGAATTGGTTACTTTAAAGTTAGTTTTGATGTCCATGCAAAACTAAACGGAAACTTGAAACACATGTATAGGCACGCGGTACGTGCTGGGCGCCGAgtcgggcgcggcgctggcgcaGGCGGGCGCCGCGCTGGCCGCGgagggcgcggcgggcgccGTGGAGCGCGCGCGCGTGGCCGTGCTGGCGGGCGGCGAGCTGGCGCGGGAGGCGGCGCGCGCCCCGCCACCCCCCGCCGCACTGCCGCCTACCCCCGGCGCCCCCGACGCGCCCGCCGCGCTCCACAACGCCTCGCTGCCGTACGCGGCCGTCAACCTGGTGCAGCAGCGCGCAGATGCGCTCGCCTCGCACGCCGACAGCCGCGGGGGTGGCCTGGCTTCGCGATTCTGATCTCAATCATCCATTTTGGCATGTTCTGTCAGggtaataatgaaattaacgTTAGACGTTAACTATTTATTGACTTAATGGGTCCAAAGATTACTCAATTATCTTCTAGTCCGTAGCTCTTATAATTAAAGTAGCAAGTGTTTAGTTCACGGCTGCTGCAAATGCCCAAACTACGGCAAATGAAGACTTACAATTAAATGAAGAATTACAGTATTAATGATTTTGGAAATCCGATCGGTCCTttactctttatttttttaccttgtACCTAAtagtatttgtaatgtttttcgTAAATCTCACTATATCTCATAAGATACAGTGAGatcattgatattatttaaatactaatcaATAGTCTtccttttgtattaaaatattatgtaaaccaatcttttttttaactagctCCGAAACTGCAGTTTATAtgcttaataataatgttataaatctAGTGGTGGCATGCAAAGTGTATGCCTATCAGAATCCTTATAATGTTGCACGGTGGTCATTAAAGGTAACTTATAGGTATTTAATTTCAGAAATCGGatcatttgaaaaaaatattccctaCAACTGCACAATCCTTTCcctctttattttatgtataagcGAGCTACCTAACCGACATTTTAACTAcgtaaataatatcaataagttcgtgcaataaaaaaaaacttgcgaCTTATATCTAGTCCAATTGAACACACCCATTGGCCATTACGTATCTAATGCTAAGTTTATTTAGatgtacttttaataaataacatattttataaaactaaatttggaaatatttatgttgtgtgCCCTAGTGGGAAAACTGTCTCAAGTTCTTTACGAAAATTGTGGTGAACCTGACCAAATATAACTGACGCCACTTGATGCCACTTAAAATTAATGTGTAGAACTAAAAGcctttattagtttattttgcCTAAGATCGCCACGTTACTGAAGCTTACCTCCAAAGTGACGAAACAGACATAAATAGTAGACAATACACAGAAAAactggtgaaggaaaacatcgcgaGTATACCTAGATTCCAAATCTTACAATCTGAGAACCAGCTTTGTGATCAATGCTCAGACCTTGTCTTCGCAGAAAAAAGTCTGTGCCTGGATGTAAGGGCGCgtatttattatacattacaCTAACCTAAAACACATTAGTTGCTTACTCTCCATTATTCGGGCATATTTGCCATAAAGACagcatgaaatatttttttctgtagttcCCTTGTTACCGCGCTAGATGGAGTTGTTAAGTACGGAAAATCTAGATCGTGCGATGGTCTTATTTTTACATTGCTAGCTTTGTTCAGAAGTTAAGCATGAAGGAGTTTTTTTCAAAGAGCACTAAAGGTATCAACACAATATTCGTTATACAAATGTATGTGGCATCATAAAATCGGCGAAATCAAATGCGACAACACTATCAAATATAGTTACGTATGCTACatatacattatgtatacaATAAGTAAAAACGAACAACGTACCAGAGCCAACCAATGAGATCGCGAGGATGATTAATATAATTGCGCATTAAATAACTTTGAAGTAGTTATTGATGAAACGAAGACGataatactcataataataaAGTCCCGCAGAGTGAGCTGTGCAGTGCGCGCGACATGCTTCCAAACAGCGGCGTGACGTCACCCAGAGCGCTGCAACACTGGTGCGCAACGCAGTACATGTGCAATACATGTATAAGTGGCagcacacacacacgcacacatcGCTGTGTGTGTGTGCGCGCGTGTTGTTGTTATTGTAGAATGCAGAGAGGGCGCGCGGCGCATGCGCGTGCGTCACTCGCCGCTCGACTACTGTGACTGTTTACTCTGAACAGTTACACAAGCTGAATGTCGACCACTCGTCATTATAATACTCGCAACAAAATATcgttacgtaaatatttttggagtTAATCGTTTTATTGTTGACTGATACCAGTGCTACTTAAAGATATAATATACAAACACGTATTGTTTGCAGCACACACCTCACGGCCATAGCCAACTCAACCAACATTCctttctaattcaataaaaagcaGTTATTTATAACTACTCTTCTCTTTGTTTATCTCTCATAAGCAATAAATCGTCATCAATAGCTTCTGTAAcgttaaataacatattttattaaaataagctgAGACGGACTGGAAAAAGAACATGCAATTGAATACGGTGCCAAGTATTGATTTAACAATTACACATAATTTTTTCTCACAGAAAATTTacagaaacataataattgaaagGAGAGTTATAAAGGGACACCTTTTCCTTCAAGCAATCTCTTCGAGCACACCTCTGAGTGGATAAAGGAGAAttaagaagtaaataataaatgtagaCGTGTGTGTGTACTAAGTTATAGCAAAAATAATAGGACTAtctatactatttatttatggcCAAAGAGAAAGGGATAGGAGAACAAAGATAAACCATAATTATTGATAATAGGTATGGTAATGAatacaagaataaaaacatGACAAATGAAATTAAGTGGACAGGTAATGCTCCTTTATTCAACTGTTGCACGCTCTACTTATACAGCGCGTGAATGTAAATTGTCGTTTTTCGTATTTAgttcctaaatatttataaacaaactagcttttcgcccgcggcttcgcccgcgtcgaggtcggttatatcgcgtttaaaagagaactcttcaaaagtccgggataaaaactatcctatgttctttctcaaggtcagcTCTaggtctgtaccaaatttcattaaaattagttctgtggtttagacgtgaaagcgtaactaacagacagacaaacagacagagttactttcacatttataatattataatatatattatttttagggaTACATAAGTTCATACATGTATGTATTACCTAATTGATGTCTAAGTATTGTTTTACTAGTCCCTGTTGCAGGTCTGCGGGCAAAAAACCTTAGAACGATACAAAATAAGTAGTACCCATCTATCTATACATCATCCatctatataataaaattgtagaaaagtgaaaactgtacattaaatatttaaaaaaaaagaataattgctggATGGTCTATGAACGATTCCgaagccgaaaatatgatttttagattttttgtctgtttgtctgtatgtatgtccggaaggATCTCCGAAAGTACTGGAcagatttgatttaaattttcagagaatatcaacaagaggtctggtcaacatactttttgcTTATCATCTCGCTTTTCATGACAGGAGTTGAGCAGCTTTTTATATCTATCgccaaatattaaattatctaatgaactactgaatatatttcgttcaaattttgcatgaacatTGTCGAACACTTGATACAAcatatatacaaaaaccatGACGCTACTATGCGGGGGGCTTGAGCAGTAAAGTTTGGACTGAATTTTTGGAcccacccgtaacatcgtttaatacaattatgaagtgtttCACCCAACTTAGTCATTAggtatgcataacaataaattagtgaACGACATAGTTATTACCTCGGTTCATcatcagaaaacatcgtgtgtgaaaattacaactgtctggctatcaccgTTCCTGAGATAAAgccaagtgacagacagactagaaataactagaaatatttgacaccagggtAGTATCGTGGTATCGTAAAcatgtttgattcaaacatctgATAATGTTTGGGGCGCTCtgtaatcatattaaaaaatgaaataaaaaatttagaaataacaaagcaagcttaaaattaaaaaagaatatgtataataatacctacatttaaaaatatgtatatttctttatttcatgaTGTTGAATGTACGTTTTTCCATATTGCGTTACTTTTTTGCGATGATTGtcattattaaacttcattgtttttcacatcttgataATCACGCAGAAAAGCgtcgcgggcaagagctagtagaaatctaaataacaaggtaatttgaatgttatttagatttctatggtagTACCTTTGTACCAACTTCATAACTATATGGGTTACTTGTCGTATGTTGTGTAGACACAACAGAGGCTCTGTTGtggcttttttattttctagttttccTCATTCACTTTGCTCTCGGCGAACGAGCAGTCTAATCTCATGTACAGCGCGATTACGCTGCTTAGTCGTGTGGTTAAAGAACAACACTCAGTTCTGACTTGACAGCAGAATTcgttgatgataaaataattaatcaagcTCGACCTTATCTTATCTTTGCATAAATACTCTTTATATGTACATTTCgctgaaaataaatagaaaatcaatGTTAGTAGGCACGTAATAAGCTTAGCAAAATGTAAACCAACATCCTTTTCAAgcaaatgtgttattttttaaactagtaGAAAAACACGGATATTCTTAGGTATAAAGCGGAGCAGAGCGTCGCTTCAGGCCAGTTCAGGCGCTGATCTGTTGTTAATGTGCATTGATTTGCATGCGGTACAGCATTATTGTTATTGTGCCATTGATCCCAGCCAGGAATAGAAGGCGGCGTGCGGCATGCCTCACGGCGACCGCGCGGCCCGCGCACGCACCTGTCACTTAAATCACCATTTTTCTCAACTCATCTCTACTTTTAATCGAAATAGATAGCgcattttactaatatttttttcttgaactagttttatattcttttttcagCAGTGTCTTTTATCTTTCACTTTGCAACTAAACATAACGATTAATAAGGTAGCAATTTATGAAAGCGAAGACAGTTTCCAAGTCGTAACGGCGCCGTGTATGGCGCTGAGACACGGAGGATGTCCAGCCCCGGGCCACACCGTGCGGCGGTGTTTACGCACCGACAGCGACGTCACTAATCTTTACGATGAAATTTGCACGTGGAGCTGTTTACACGTGTCGTCGTCACTACCGAAGGTCAACCTCGATAACTACTTGCTATTATTTTCTCACGGACATTCAAATGTAGTACGCAATGTACTTTTTACAAATGTTGAATTGTTCCTACTATTGCATCGGCTTCACTTGTCAATAACTATCTGAGTTAACGCTACGACTCCTGATCATCGAACTCTACACGCCTGGATGTCATTAGATTGCCTCTGTATCGATGATTCTCGACTCTGGCCAGTAATTCAGACACCTTCTTGTTGTAAGTCACGAACTTGATTTGTTCCAATGTTCAATCCGTGTAATTTACACCATTAGACCTCAAACGAACATACAGACAAAGACCGTAACACTCAACACTCGCACGTCACGCAATCGAGCAAAAACAAGTATTAAGCTTAAATGTATATCCCATTTGTACAAAGGTAAcggtaataaataagtaaaaaaattacagGAACAACGAAGTCTCAGATCGGACGTAAAAGGGCTCAACGAGAAGGAACAGACGTGAATGGAGTTATGTGTCGGCGCGCGGCTCTACCTTCATTGCAGTTGCAATCGGGCCGAAACATAACGGGTTGAACGACGACTTCCAGGCGTTACTGAGTCTGGCTCGCAGGCAACACCTGCACCAGCTACCAATCTCTAATACTGTGACATGACTTGTACTTGTTGTGAATTCTTATAAAAAGACactaaacattttcattttgtggCCAATTTTCTATGTTCCCGGTGTAGTATGGggagtaaatatttttttggtgtcCGTTATAGTAGTTAGGAAGATCAAAGTCGAGTTGGTTGAATATACAAAATGcaatcaaaatgttaaaaaaagtcGCCGGCGTCACCTGACCATGTTTTTTAAATGGCGTCTATATACGGCATGAACAACTTTCTTAcccataaaataattcaaatattgagcatttcaaaaatattgtaataacagTAGTAATACATGAGAAGATATACTACTTGCTTGCTTTAGTTTTCAACGTAAATACTAAACTTACTGTCTAAATGTGACACATACGATATGACATGTCGCGTGTGCTACATGACACGGTCTTAGATGAGAAGGAGGTCTTCCTGACTTCACTCAGGTTTTTATTCAAGTACAAAGACTAATTGTTTTATCGAGGTGGAGTAGACGAGTTCGGGAGTAAAAACCACGAATCACGATAATTGGTATTGCACCCACACTGATTACAAATCTACCATAGGTAGCGTGCTCGGTGTGGAGGGAAAGTGGTCACGAAACTTACATATTAGTTAGGAAATCGAGTCATCGAGAGCTTTAGGGTGCTCCCCAAAGGCGGTCGCGCGCGCGGTGTGTGATAGCGCGCCGCGTGGGCCTCACTATCGCGAGCACCGGTTGCGCAAATATCCGCGATAACTTGGTAAACATATTGTTACATGCTTATGTGTTAGTATTACGATCGGTATTTATACAAGTCCGTGCGCAATATTAACATATCGACATTCGATGTAAACAGCCGATAATTCGATTGTAACACGTTTCTGAGACACTTGctctaattattttatattaagtttgcTGTCTTGTCTGTTTGAATGTGTTGGCAAATGGCAGCTGCACAGCGCGGTCCTTGTAGAGTTAAGGAACTTGTGTTGGCACACAAAGCGCAGTACCGCCCGGAAGAGCAGTAACAGAGCAGTGAGCGTAGGCCGGCGCGCAGCGGGCCGAGGACGCCGCGCCGTCCGACTGACCCCACTTTATCGGTCAATGTCACCTTCAATCACTCGTAGTGCCACTCACGATTCTATTTGAAAACATTGACGAAATATAATCAATGTAGGTAAGTACCTGCCTACACTCATTAGTAATTACCATTTGAACGTTTTGCTCGCAGTTAACtgttcttaaacatttttcagtcATTGCAGTCTTAATTAATTGGAGccgtttcaataaataataaattattgaattggtttaattaatttttaatatcagaaACGTTACGCTTTAATATCGTTTCAATGAAACAATCACTATAGACACGTTTCGTGGATGGCTGAAAAGCTAATGAAGTCTTTTATCGGGCGGTAGCAGGGTGCGTtcctttaatggttgggtcatgaAAGTTATAAGGCAATGAAacagaccgaactggacgccttggatagaagcGTCTGCACACTGCTCACCCCACGAAAGAGGAGCTTAATAAATGCCAAGAACCTCCTTCATCGCTAGATATGATACCACAGGGTTCTCCCTGTGGTA from Trichoplusia ni isolate ovarian cell line Hi5 chromosome 4, tn1, whole genome shotgun sequence includes the following:
- the LOC113493097 gene encoding glutathione hydrolase 7-like; amino-acid sequence: MQSPDSRASPDSHLTAGGGSVELREDLPLKAGAARARCCAGGPRLILAAFAALTAAITLALLTQIYYGDYEVVPHGSVSSSAAACSRAGTDALKAGGRALDAAAAAALCLAVLAPHRTSLDASGALLYWEYREARTQPPVLFEWGGDAAEGGARPPRLLAALAALHAQLGALPWHRVLAPALQLASEGFLVSEGLSAAEAASADAPGAEQPPGANVTAPALARYLQALLPNTSAELTTTWGTGSQLRRGSPLAQRAGAWRVLAGGAGGSAALRALAAALTPPPASPDDAQRRVLLTLQSEAQTGASGARGVATGLAVVDQRDTYIALVTGLSVPFGSGPQTSAGWARDEPAAPLDLAPALMLDDHVCGTYLTLQ